The following coding sequences lie in one Polynucleobacter sp. HIN7 genomic window:
- the ccoG gene encoding cytochrome c oxidase accessory protein CcoG: protein MNQTSSTQTAGHSKPVIEIVEQSLYEVRKHIYPRSVSGPFASWRIVFVVLTQLLYYGLPWLSWNDRQAVLFDLVQRKFYIFGLVLWPQDVIYLTLLLILSALSLFLFTAVAGRLFCGYACPQTVYTEIFMWIERKVEGDRFSRIRLDGEEWPWSFKKWRLKITKHALWIAIALWTGFTFIGYFTPIKELSANILAFSLGPWQTFWLLFYSFATWGNAGFMREQVCKYMCPYARFQSVMVDKDTFVVTYDKMRGEPRGSRNKSENQVQKGLGDCVDCSICVQVCPTGIDIRDGLQYMCIGCGACIDACNQVMDKMNYPKGLVRYTTERAMLNRESNQLARSHLFRPRILIYTSIILVLTSVFLFSLFTRNPLRVDVMRDRGALAREVDGRYIENVYRVQLMNSSESPMQVDIKATGLPDIAVLDASGKVLHSVVIAPASNLLIPVKASVAINEVLSGSHPIQFQFRGQEGEQIRLRDEKSSFIVPRQ, encoded by the coding sequence ACAGCAAGCCTGTGATCGAGATCGTGGAGCAGTCGCTTTACGAAGTTCGTAAACATATTTATCCGCGCTCGGTTAGCGGACCTTTTGCAAGTTGGCGCATCGTATTTGTGGTGCTGACCCAGTTGTTGTACTACGGACTGCCATGGCTCAGTTGGAACGACCGTCAAGCTGTTTTATTTGATTTAGTGCAGCGTAAGTTTTACATCTTTGGCTTGGTGTTGTGGCCGCAGGATGTGATCTATCTTACGCTTCTCCTGATTTTGTCGGCGCTTAGTCTTTTTCTATTTACTGCAGTCGCAGGCCGTTTATTTTGTGGCTACGCTTGTCCACAAACGGTCTATACCGAAATTTTCATGTGGATAGAGCGCAAAGTGGAGGGCGATCGTTTTTCTCGCATTCGCTTGGATGGAGAAGAGTGGCCTTGGAGTTTTAAAAAGTGGCGACTGAAGATTACTAAGCATGCCTTATGGATTGCAATCGCTCTGTGGACTGGATTTACTTTTATTGGATATTTCACTCCCATTAAAGAACTAAGCGCTAATATCTTGGCTTTTTCTTTGGGGCCATGGCAAACCTTTTGGTTGCTCTTTTATAGTTTTGCAACATGGGGCAACGCAGGCTTTATGCGCGAGCAGGTTTGTAAATATATGTGCCCGTATGCCCGTTTTCAAAGTGTGATGGTCGACAAAGACACCTTTGTGGTGACCTATGACAAGATGCGCGGCGAGCCTCGCGGTAGTCGCAATAAATCAGAAAACCAAGTCCAAAAGGGCTTAGGGGATTGCGTCGATTGCAGTATCTGTGTGCAGGTATGCCCCACAGGGATTGATATTCGTGACGGTTTGCAATACATGTGTATTGGCTGTGGGGCCTGCATCGATGCTTGCAATCAAGTGATGGACAAGATGAACTATCCCAAGGGATTAGTGCGCTATACCACTGAGCGAGCCATGCTCAATCGAGAGTCGAATCAATTGGCGCGTAGCCATTTATTTCGCCCGCGCATCTTGATTTACACCTCAATTATTTTGGTATTAACCTCGGTCTTCTTGTTTTCGCTCTTCACACGAAATCCCTTGCGAGTCGATGTAATGCGTGATCGCGGTGCTTTGGCTCGCGAAGTGGATGGTCGCTATATTGAGAATGTCTATCGGGTCCAACTGATGAACTCTTCCGAGTCGCCAATGCAGGTCGATATCAAAGCAACCGGTTTGCCAGATATTGCAGTATTGGACGCTAGCGGCAAGGTCCTTCATAGCGTAGTGATTGCGCCAGCTAGTAATTTATTGATTCCGGTGAAGGCAAGCGTGGCGATCAATGAAGTGCTATCCGGATCGCATCCGATCCAGTTCCAGTTTCGTGGTCAAGAGGGCGAACAGATTCGCTTGCGTGATGAAAAATCAAGCTTTATCGTGCCACGCCAATAA